In Zunongwangia sp. HGR-M22, the sequence CAAACTTTCTTTAGCCTTCATGTTCGAGCTCATGATATCTTCAATAGATTCCTTAGAGAGACAAGCACCATTAGCCTGTACCTGAATACTAAATTTTGCCATATCTAAAATACTAGTATTTTTTAATCCCAATACGACTTTTATTGTTGAATGATCACTACTGAATTTTATTGCATTAGATATCAGATTCCCTGCTACCTGAATAATACTCTGTTTCGAGAATTTCAAATTTTGATTTCCTGCCAGTAATTCAATATTTAATTTTATATGTTTTGTATCTCCTAAACTCGAATATAGAGCAATGAGCTTATCCTTCAATGAGGTTAATGTAATACTTCCTTTTTCATAGTGTAAAAAATCACTACTATTCTTCTCTAAAGTATTTCCAATAATATCAATCAGCTCGGAACTGCTTTGACTTGCAAGACTAAAATATTGCTTTAGCATCGATGGATCGTCTTCCCCTTCAGCAAGTTTACTTAAACCTAAAATACTGCTAACAGGACCACGAAGTTCGTACCCAAGTTCTCTTTGTGCAGAATGCATATCATGAAAACGACGATTAATCTCAGTCGTTTTCTTTAAACCTTCCAGCTTTTCAACAATTTCAGCACCTATTAATTTTAAGAGATAACGCTGGTCTTTTGAAATTTCATGTTTAACTTCATCGATAACACATAAAGCGCCAATGGCATTTCCTTCAGAAGATTTTAAAGGAAGTCCCAAATAATAGCAATACTTTTCATCTAACGGCACATC encodes:
- a CDS encoding GAF domain-containing sensor histidine kinase → MIAPNDSSEEEFKRVLEVSQLDLDYQSLQELFENLTNMASKITRANLCLVNILDSYWQWSIAATGMEPAVMRREQSVCQYTIGQDGFFEVDNFRDDDRFDVPLDEKYCYYLGLPLKSSEGNAIGALCVIDEVKHEISKDQRYLLKLIGAEIVEKLEGLKKTTEINRRFHDMHSAQRELGYELRGPVSSILGLSKLAEGEDDPSMLKQYFSLASQSSSELIDIIGNTLEKNSSDFLHYEKGSITLTSLKDKLIALYSSLGDTKHIKLNIELLAGNQNLKFSKQSIIQVAGNLISNAIKFSSDHSTIKVVLGLKNTSILDMAKFSIQVQANGACLSKESIEDIMSSNMKAKESLVGVDAYGLGLKLARYLVLSMGGQIEITSERETKSTQFDISIPRFI